One Betta splendens chromosome 8, fBetSpl5.4, whole genome shotgun sequence DNA segment encodes these proteins:
- the slc29a4a gene encoding equilibrative nucleoside transporter 4: MGSVGAERRRPTLPPTPEERDAWRDAGRDGWRLAGREGWREARESGVVQSYSFDSYQLEEEEASKDAPERGVLALSEPDFEEPIPDDRYHGIYFAMLLAGVGFLLPYNSFITDVDYLHHKFQGTSIVFDMSLTYILVALMAVILNNVLVERLSMHTRITVGYVLALGPLVFVSVFDVWLAKFSTRQAYVINLVSVGVVAFGCTVQQSSFYGYMGMLPKRYTQGVMTGESTAGVIISLSRIFTKLLITDERTNTLIFFLVSISMEMLCFLLHLLVRRSRFVRYYTSHAQGRGPAKGRDPRGSGPGYRVHLDVTAEEVRFGNGGEEGGEDIAGGTYVRFDAPKAKIRRSWPGVRDMIVHRYVVSRVIWAYMLSIAVTYSITLCLFPGLESEIRNPTLGEWLPILIMATFNMSDFVGKILAALPYDWSGGRLLFFSCLRVVFIPLFVMCVYPAGAPTLSHPAWPCLFSLLMGVTNGYFGSVPMIQAAGKVPPEQRELAGNTMTVSYMSGLMVGSAVAYAAYSFTAPASGAHVSTLNIRTPANATGH; this comes from the exons ATGGGCTCGgtcggagcggagcggcgcagGCCCACCCTGCCGCCGACGCCCGAGGAGAGGGACGCGTGGCGGGACGCGGGCCGGGACGGATGGAGGCTCGCTGGGAGGGAGGGCTGGAGGGAGGCGCGGGAGAGCGGCGTGGTGCAGAGCTACAGCTTCGACTCGtaccagctggaggaggaggaggcgagtaAAGACGCCCCGGAGCGAGGAGTGCTGGCTCTGTCTGAGCccg ACTTCGAGGAGCCGATCCCTGACGACCGTTACCATGGCATCTACTTCGCCATGCTGCTGGCCGGCGTGGGCTTCCTGCTTCCCTACAACAGCTTCATCACCGACGTGGACTATCTGCACCACAAGTTCCAGG GGACGTCCATCGTGTTCGACATGAGCCTGACGTACATCCTGGTGGCGCTGATGGCCGTCATCCTCAACAACGTGCTGGTGGAGAGGCTCAGCATGCACACGCGCATCACCGTGG GATACGTCCTGGCTCTGGGGCCGCTGGTCTTCGTCAGCGTGTTCGACGTGTGGCTGGCCAAGTTCTCCACCCGGCAGGCGTACGTCATCAACCTGGTGTCCGTGGGAGTGGTGGCCTTTGGATGCACAG TCCAGCAGTCCAGTTTCTATGGTTACATGGGGATGCTGCCCAAGCGCTACACACAGGGGGTGATGACTGGAGAGA gcACCGCCGGCGTCATCATCTCGCTGTCGCGCATCTTCACCAAGCTGCTGATCACGGACGAGAGGACCAACACGCTCATCTTCTTCCTGGTCTCCATCAGCATGGAGAtgctgtgtttcctgctgcacctgctggtCCGGCGCTCCCGCTTCGTCCGCTACTACACCAGCCACGCTCAGGGCAGAGGTCCGGCCAAAGGCCGCGACCCGCGGGGCAGCGGGCCCGGGTACCGCGTGCACCTGGACGTGACAGCGGAGGAGGTCCGATTC GGAAACGGAGGAGAAGAAGGCGGCGAGGACATCGCCGGTGGCACCTACGTGCGCTTCGACGCCCCGAAGGCCAAGATACGGAGGAGCTGGCCCGGCGTGCGCG ACATGATCGTGCATCGGTACGTGGTGTCCAGGGTGATCTGGGCCTACATGCTGTCCATAGCAGTGACCTACAGCATCACCCTGTGCCTGTTCCCCGGGCTGGAGTCCGAGATACGGAACCCCACGCTGGGCGAGTGGCTCCCCATCCTCATCATGGCCACCTTCAACATGTCGGACTTCGTTGGCAAG ATCCTGGCGGCGCTGCCGTACGACTGGTCTGGAGGCCGCctgctcttcttctcctgcctcAGGGTGGTCTTCATCCCTCTGTTCGTCATGTGCGTGTACCCGGCCGGCGCCCCCACGCTCTCCCACCCCGCCTGGCCCtgcctcttctccctcctcatgGGGGTCACCAACGGCTACTTTGGCTCCGTGCCCATGATCCAGGCCGCTGGCAAAGTGCCGCCTGAGCAGCGGGAGCTGGCGG GAAACACCATGACCGTGTCCTACATGAGCGGCCTGATGGTGGGCTCGGCCGTGGCCTACGCCGCCTACAGCTTCACCGCCCCGGCGTCTGGAGCGCACGTCTCCACACTGAACATCCGCACACCTGCCAACGCTACAGGGCACTGA